The following coding sequences are from one Shewanella eurypsychrophilus window:
- a CDS encoding universal stress protein, whose amino-acid sequence MRTRQILCPTDFSETAFHAMGYAFEMANFYSVGIRLLHVVDKPFGDKHTRVLALTPEELASRMEAEAADQMRQLIGTLDKGLTVEGVIRHGHAAEQILVTAEKINAGMIVMASHGRTGFEHFLHVNIAEEVANKAKCPVLVVK is encoded by the coding sequence ATGAGAACTCGCCAAATTCTTTGTCCGACAGATTTTTCTGAGACCGCTTTTCATGCCATGGGGTATGCATTTGAGATGGCCAACTTTTATAGCGTTGGTATTCGTTTATTGCATGTCGTTGATAAACCCTTTGGAGACAAGCACACTCGGGTGTTAGCCCTTACCCCAGAGGAGTTGGCTAGTCGAATGGAAGCTGAGGCTGCTGATCAGATGCGTCAGTTGATAGGTACGCTCGATAAAGGCTTAACGGTTGAAGGTGTGATCCGTCATGGGCATGCCGCTGAGCAAATATTAGTAACGGCTGAAAAAATAAATGCTGGAATGATTGTGATGGCAAGCCATGGTAGAACAGGTTTTGAGCATTTTTTGCATGTCAATATTGCCGAAGAGGTTGCTAATAAAGCCAAGTGTCCTGTCTTAGTGGTTAAGTAA
- a CDS encoding Fis family transcriptional regulator, whose protein sequence is MRKSDKKIENSLRVSLTQVCEQALEQVEGFEWITHLVNYDNFPQSLKIICVFDTNEHLSAATVNKQDVHLIKLIQKALSQASIKVNDLSAKVSFDTEENCSLQNDGKWNIRLG, encoded by the coding sequence ATGAGAAAGTCAGATAAGAAGATAGAGAACAGTTTGAGGGTGTCTTTGACTCAAGTGTGTGAGCAGGCGTTGGAACAGGTAGAGGGTTTCGAGTGGATCACCCATCTGGTGAATTATGATAACTTCCCTCAATCACTGAAAATCATCTGTGTGTTCGATACCAATGAACACTTGTCTGCTGCAACAGTCAATAAACAAGATGTTCATCTCATTAAGCTCATTCAAAAAGCGTTATCTCAAGCCTCAATTAAGGTTAATGATCTATCCGCTAAAGTTAGCTTCGATACAGAAGAGAACTGTAGTTTGCAAAATGATGGCAAGTGGAATATTAGATTAGGCTAG
- a CDS encoding DUF1254 domain-containing protein, translated as MINSPKLLVKAALLSSCIISALSGVAIASSSDKDVTPGFNQKIPEEIMTPNRVETRIGELNFYDGIPTDETLTKVYDNLDFVRGIDVFLNFIPATSVEGIRLGFKSLGVEDSNEVLVFDNLMDSNPLFLTGNTDTVYAGAMLDLEKDGVTVVEIPAGAGPGTLNDAFFRFVVDMGAPGPDAKKGGMYVILPPDYQGDLKPTKNGMADRGSDTRATIMVGDKEQKVWIAQSKSYNNWLILRGFLKDGKPDHASNMWRTGLKIYPLADAKNPKKMEFTNGSGKYFNTVHANDYKFYEELWHVIQKEPVSFIDPELRGQAAAIGIEKGKPFEPDARMKAILKDAVAVGNATARSIAFKTRDKSAYMFEGKQWFTGFIGRDYRWLKDGGNGGRNMDARTLFFYLATVNTPAMALQVPGVGSNYAMTTGDSKGEILYGEKNYKVTLPADAPAKDFWSMVAYDPQTRSELQVPGGSKYPSKNNKRDELIYNDDGSVTLYFGPDAPKGLEANWTETTPGKAWFAMLRLYGPLQPWFDKVWQPSDFELVK; from the coding sequence ATGATAAATAGCCCCAAACTGCTTGTTAAAGCCGCACTCCTGAGTAGCTGTATCATTTCGGCCTTGTCAGGCGTGGCCATTGCCAGCTCATCGGATAAAGATGTCACTCCAGGGTTTAACCAGAAGATCCCTGAAGAGATCATGACACCAAACAGGGTTGAGACTCGTATCGGTGAGCTTAATTTTTATGATGGCATCCCAACCGATGAGACCTTAACTAAGGTTTACGATAACTTGGACTTTGTCCGTGGTATCGATGTGTTCCTTAACTTTATTCCCGCAACTTCGGTTGAGGGTATTCGATTAGGTTTTAAATCGCTCGGTGTTGAAGATTCTAATGAGGTGCTTGTCTTTGATAACCTTATGGACTCAAACCCGCTGTTCTTAACTGGAAATACAGATACCGTCTACGCAGGCGCCATGCTAGATCTTGAGAAAGATGGCGTCACTGTGGTTGAGATCCCCGCAGGTGCAGGCCCTGGTACATTAAACGATGCCTTCTTCCGCTTCGTTGTCGATATGGGGGCACCGGGTCCCGATGCTAAAAAGGGCGGCATGTACGTGATTCTTCCACCGGATTACCAGGGGGATCTTAAACCTACCAAGAATGGTATGGCTGATCGCGGCAGCGATACCCGCGCCACTATCATGGTGGGCGATAAAGAGCAGAAGGTGTGGATTGCTCAATCAAAGAGTTACAACAACTGGCTGATTTTGAGAGGCTTCCTTAAAGATGGTAAGCCAGATCACGCATCGAACATGTGGCGTACAGGTCTTAAGATTTACCCACTAGCCGATGCTAAGAATCCCAAGAAGATGGAGTTCACTAACGGCTCAGGTAAGTACTTCAACACGGTTCACGCTAATGACTACAAGTTTTATGAAGAGCTTTGGCATGTGATCCAAAAAGAGCCGGTGTCATTTATTGATCCAGAACTTCGTGGTCAAGCAGCCGCAATCGGCATAGAGAAGGGCAAGCCTTTCGAACCCGATGCTCGTATGAAGGCTATCTTAAAAGATGCCGTTGCTGTGGGTAATGCCACCGCGCGCAGTATCGCCTTTAAGACCCGCGACAAGAGCGCTTATATGTTTGAAGGTAAGCAGTGGTTTACTGGCTTTATCGGCCGAGATTATCGCTGGTTAAAAGATGGTGGTAACGGCGGACGTAACATGGACGCCCGTACCTTGTTCTTCTATCTAGCGACGGTAAATACCCCTGCGATGGCACTACAAGTGCCGGGCGTAGGCTCAAACTATGCGATGACAACAGGTGATAGCAAGGGAGAGATCCTCTACGGTGAGAAGAATTACAAGGTGACGCTACCAGCCGATGCACCAGCGAAAGACTTCTGGTCTATGGTGGCTTACGACCCGCAAACGCGTTCAGAGCTTCAAGTTCCAGGCGGGTCTAAATACCCAAGCAAGAACAACAAGCGTGATGAGCTAATTTACAATGATGATGGCTCAGTCACTTTGTACTTCGGCCCAGATGCACCAAAGGGGCTTGAGGCTAACTGGACTGAGACCACACCGGGTAAAGCCTGGTTTGCCATGCTACGCCTCTATGGCCCGCTACAGCCTTGGTTTGATAAGGTTTGGCAGCCAAGTGACTTTGAGCTTGTGAAGTAA
- a CDS encoding universal stress protein — protein sequence MRNRHILCPTDFSETASHALSYAIEMANFYHVGIRLVHVVDQPIGNDNYQILAITPEELAQGMELAAAEKMQRLLNELNCELTVETVIRRGSAIEQILEDAEKNNVGMIVMASHGRTGLAHFLHTNVAEAVVNEAKCPVLVVK from the coding sequence ATGAGAAATCGACACATACTCTGTCCTACGGACTTTTCTGAAACAGCGTCTCATGCGTTGAGTTATGCCATTGAGATGGCTAATTTTTATCATGTAGGTATTCGGCTCGTGCATGTTGTCGATCAACCTATTGGTAATGATAACTATCAGATTCTAGCGATAACTCCTGAGGAGTTAGCTCAAGGGATGGAGTTGGCGGCAGCCGAAAAAATGCAACGCTTACTTAATGAGCTAAATTGTGAGCTTACAGTTGAAACCGTTATTAGACGTGGCTCAGCGATAGAGCAGATTTTAGAAGATGCAGAGAAAAATAATGTCGGCATGATAGTGATGGCCAGCCATGGGCGAACTGGTTTGGCTCATTTTCTTCATACCAATGTTGCAGAAGCCGTTGTGAATGAGGCGAAGTGTCCGGTGTTAGTTGTTAAGTGA
- a CDS encoding sensor histidine kinase, translating to MALLSYLSLSAFSLRTKLNVGAILASQVGTGLSLLLMQQLIQPQTFIATSAFVFVLIFISAGACAWFISHFATRTLATSLTALEVGLLNFKDNDFSVTIPVCGDRQLQALTTLFNESAETLRKERQYIYQRELLLDKVIQSSPNVMLLLDDEQRVIYSNDAARHLFYQGNRIDGFALPDILVHVSEELSSALQKPKGGLFTLSSDSQEEDETWHLSRGQFLLNGQYHHLLLLKQMTHELNRQEVAVWKKVIRIISHELNNSVAPIASMVNSGRIITKDLDDAKLKMIFDTIEDRTNHLSQFISNYARFAKLPQPKKVKVNWPRLIDQLGQHYQFSLLGELPEEEGEFDLIQMEQVLLNLLKNAHESGSDASGVSITIESFTVLNGKANERDSDGRVIEGTVIEVNDEGAGMSPEVLKQALLPFYSTKQSGTGLGLPLCREIIEAHEGRISLHNRDDVGLCVRVWLPSNEG from the coding sequence ATGGCATTATTATCGTATTTATCTTTAAGCGCATTTTCTTTACGAACTAAGCTGAACGTAGGGGCCATATTGGCCTCTCAAGTAGGTACGGGTTTATCACTGCTGTTAATGCAGCAGCTCATTCAGCCACAAACATTTATAGCAACTTCTGCGTTCGTGTTTGTATTGATATTTATCTCAGCGGGGGCCTGTGCTTGGTTCATCAGCCACTTTGCCACTAGGACGCTCGCCACAAGCCTAACAGCACTCGAAGTGGGTCTGCTCAATTTTAAAGATAATGACTTTAGTGTCACCATCCCCGTCTGTGGCGATCGCCAGTTACAAGCGCTAACGACCCTGTTTAATGAGTCTGCTGAAACCTTAAGAAAAGAGCGCCAGTACATCTACCAACGTGAACTTTTGCTCGACAAGGTGATCCAAAGCTCGCCGAATGTTATGTTGCTTCTCGATGATGAACAGAGAGTTATTTATTCCAATGATGCGGCCAGACACCTGTTTTATCAAGGTAACCGCATTGATGGCTTTGCCTTACCGGACATACTTGTGCATGTCAGTGAGGAGTTATCTTCAGCATTACAAAAGCCTAAAGGGGGCTTGTTTACCTTATCGAGTGATAGTCAGGAGGAGGATGAAACCTGGCATCTTTCACGTGGACAGTTTCTACTTAATGGTCAGTATCATCACTTATTACTGCTAAAGCAGATGACCCATGAGCTCAATCGCCAAGAGGTTGCTGTTTGGAAAAAGGTCATTCGTATCATTAGTCACGAGTTGAATAACTCAGTGGCGCCTATTGCCTCTATGGTTAATTCGGGGCGAATAATCACTAAAGATCTCGATGATGCTAAATTAAAGATGATATTCGATACCATCGAAGATAGAACCAATCATCTGAGCCAGTTTATCTCTAATTATGCTCGCTTTGCCAAGTTGCCTCAGCCAAAAAAGGTTAAGGTTAACTGGCCTAGGCTCATCGATCAACTCGGTCAACATTATCAGTTTTCACTGCTTGGCGAATTACCCGAGGAAGAAGGGGAGTTTGACCTTATTCAGATGGAGCAAGTGCTGTTAAATCTATTAAAAAATGCCCACGAATCTGGAAGTGATGCCTCTGGAGTGAGCATAACCATTGAGTCTTTTACAGTGCTGAATGGTAAAGCGAATGAAAGGGACAGTGATGGCAGAGTGATAGAGGGCACTGTTATTGAAGTTAACGATGAAGGCGCAGGCATGTCACCCGAGGTGCTTAAGCAGGCTCTATTACCTTTCTATTCCACTAAGCAGTCTGGAACAGGCCTAGGCTTGCCCTTGTGTCGGGAAATTATAGAAGCACACGAAGGGCGAATTAGCTTACATAATCGTGATGATGTGGGCTTATGTGTCAGAGTTTGGCTACCTTCGAATGAAGGTTAA
- a CDS encoding universal stress protein, translated as MRTRHILCPTDFSETASHALGYAVEMANLYGVDIRLLNVVSLPYGAPDYGIVVDSPAELLQDQQAFADEKMKQIVSEIREQMPKGLMVHTNIRSGGVLAQILDEAEEREVGMIVIASHGHTGLSHMLSPNVAEAVANQAKCPVLVVK; from the coding sequence ATGCGTACTCGCCATATATTATGTCCGACAGACTTTTCAGAAACGGCATCTCATGCCTTGGGGTATGCCGTTGAAATGGCAAATCTATATGGGGTCGATATCAGGCTACTGAATGTGGTTAGTCTGCCTTATGGTGCTCCAGATTATGGCATCGTAGTCGATAGTCCCGCTGAGCTGTTACAAGATCAGCAAGCCTTTGCCGATGAGAAAATGAAACAGATAGTGTCTGAAATTCGTGAACAGATGCCCAAAGGTTTGATGGTGCACACTAACATCCGTAGTGGCGGCGTTTTGGCTCAGATTTTAGATGAAGCTGAAGAGCGGGAGGTGGGTATGATAGTGATCGCAAGTCATGGTCATACTGGTTTATCTCATATGCTAAGTCCTAATGTTGCCGAGGCTGTTGCTAATCAGGCTAAGTGTCCAGTGCTGGTGGTGAAATAG
- a CDS encoding HupE/UreJ family protein — MSQSLASAIKFLVVFLGMFASFSLFAHGVDEDTRQFLTLNEGVSILPFIYIGAKHMVTGYDHLLFLVGVIFFLFRSKDVLLYVSLFTLGHSITLLFGVLSDIQVNAYLIDAIIGFSIVYKGFDNLGGFKRVFGFQPNTKLAVIIFGLFHGFGLATKIQEFNLPEDGLVPNILAFNVGVEIGQFLALGVVLILMSFWRRHRSYLQFSTAANTLLMSGGLMLVGFQLTGFFVS; from the coding sequence ATGAGCCAATCTTTGGCGAGTGCTATCAAATTTCTGGTGGTATTTTTAGGTATGTTCGCGTCTTTCTCTCTCTTCGCCCATGGCGTAGATGAAGATACCAGGCAGTTTTTAACACTCAATGAAGGGGTATCAATTCTGCCCTTTATCTACATCGGTGCCAAACATATGGTTACCGGTTATGACCATCTGTTATTTCTAGTGGGGGTAATTTTCTTCCTGTTTAGAAGCAAAGATGTGTTGCTTTATGTGAGTCTATTTACCTTAGGTCACAGTATCACCTTGTTGTTTGGTGTGCTCAGTGACATACAGGTTAATGCCTACCTGATTGATGCGATTATTGGTTTTTCCATTGTCTATAAGGGTTTTGATAATTTAGGTGGCTTTAAACGAGTGTTTGGCTTTCAGCCCAACACTAAGTTGGCAGTCATCATTTTTGGCTTGTTCCATGGCTTTGGCTTGGCCACCAAGATCCAGGAGTTCAACCTTCCTGAAGATGGCTTGGTGCCAAATATTTTAGCCTTCAATGTGGGGGTTGAAATTGGTCAGTTTTTAGCATTGGGAGTCGTGCTTATTTTAATGAGTTTTTGGCGACGACATAGGAGCTATCTGCAGTTTTCAACCGCAGCGAACACTCTGTTGATGAGTGGTGGCCTGATGTTAGTCGGCTTCCAGTTAACAGGCTTCTTTGTTAGCTAA
- a CDS encoding alkene reductase, translating into MTDNLFQSYALNDTLTLKNRILMAPLTRCMADDELVPTQAMADYYGRRAEAGLIISEAVIIRPDGQGYPNTPGLFSPAQIDGWRVVTDAVHQNGGKIFAQLWHTGRVAHPHFYQATGSQDVMAPSAVGVEGSVPRMRELTYQTPKAALVEEIAELVKDYSQAAANAIDAGFDGVEIHGANGYLIDQFLHHDSNRRSDEYGQTPENMSRFALEVVDAIVERIGNDRTALRVSPGAYFNMAGDSRDREVFDYLVPELEKRDLAFLHVGIFDDAMEFDYLDGRASSYLRSIYNKTLVGVGSFSAETGSTAIAEDKFDLLAIGRPFIANPDYVERVRDSKELVEYSDEMLTSLV; encoded by the coding sequence ATGACTGATAACCTATTTCAAAGCTACGCGCTAAATGACACCCTCACACTGAAGAACCGTATTCTTATGGCGCCACTGACTCGTTGTATGGCAGATGATGAATTAGTGCCAACTCAGGCTATGGCTGATTACTATGGCAGACGCGCAGAGGCGGGGCTTATCATCTCAGAAGCAGTGATCATTCGCCCTGACGGCCAAGGTTATCCCAATACTCCTGGACTATTTTCCCCGGCACAGATTGACGGCTGGCGCGTAGTCACCGATGCGGTTCATCAAAATGGTGGAAAAATATTTGCCCAGCTTTGGCACACCGGCCGCGTTGCCCACCCACACTTTTATCAAGCAACAGGCAGTCAAGATGTGATGGCTCCTTCTGCAGTTGGCGTTGAAGGTAGCGTGCCTAGAATGCGTGAACTGACCTATCAGACACCAAAGGCTGCATTGGTTGAAGAGATTGCTGAGCTCGTTAAAGATTATTCTCAAGCTGCGGCAAACGCCATCGATGCGGGTTTTGATGGTGTAGAAATTCACGGTGCGAACGGTTACTTGATTGACCAATTTTTGCATCATGACAGTAACCGTCGCAGTGATGAGTACGGTCAGACGCCTGAAAATATGTCACGTTTTGCGCTTGAAGTGGTTGATGCCATTGTTGAACGTATCGGCAATGATAGAACTGCTCTACGAGTATCCCCTGGTGCATATTTCAATATGGCCGGAGACAGCCGAGATCGTGAGGTATTTGACTATCTTGTCCCTGAGCTCGAGAAGCGAGATCTAGCCTTCCTACACGTTGGGATCTTCGATGATGCCATGGAATTTGATTACTTAGATGGCCGAGCTTCAAGTTATCTGCGCAGTATTTATAACAAGACCTTGGTCGGTGTGGGTAGCTTTAGTGCAGAGACTGGCAGTACCGCTATTGCTGAAGATAAATTTGATTTGCTGGCGATTGGCCGACCATTTATAGCAAACCCTGATTACGTTGAACGTGTGCGTGATAGCAAGGAACTAGTAGAATATTCAGATGAGATGCTGACGAGCTTAGTGTAG
- a CDS encoding TetR/AcrR family transcriptional regulator: MRIAEFDREKVLRSAMTSFMDKGYGKTSMQDLKKATGLHPGSIYCAFDNKRGLLLAALEQYRLDRNIEFTGIFSGQRPILDELKSYLDHIVLECQSCDASQACLLTKALNEVAEQDEEVHAIITAHLANWQQAITHVFQKALDQKAINSTGAVNERSADARAHYLLMGIYGLRTFAHTHPEGDILKQLAEQLYQDVCR, translated from the coding sequence ATGCGGATTGCCGAATTTGATAGAGAGAAAGTACTGAGATCTGCCATGACTTCCTTTATGGATAAAGGTTACGGCAAGACAAGTATGCAAGACTTGAAGAAAGCCACAGGATTACATCCTGGCTCTATCTATTGTGCCTTCGACAATAAACGTGGACTGCTGCTAGCGGCATTAGAGCAATACCGTCTGGATCGAAATATTGAGTTTACTGGGATCTTTTCCGGTCAACGGCCAATACTAGACGAACTAAAATCTTATCTGGATCATATCGTTCTAGAATGCCAGAGCTGCGATGCATCCCAAGCCTGCTTGCTGACTAAGGCGTTGAACGAAGTCGCTGAACAAGATGAAGAAGTACATGCCATTATCACTGCTCACCTCGCTAACTGGCAGCAGGCAATCACACATGTCTTTCAAAAGGCGTTAGATCAAAAGGCGATTAATTCAACAGGCGCTGTCAACGAGCGTAGCGCCGATGCCCGCGCTCACTATCTGTTGATGGGAATTTATGGCTTGAGAACATTTGCTCATACTCACCCTGAGGGCGATATACTAAAACAGCTCGCCGAGCAACTTTATCAAGATGTGTGTCGATAA
- a CDS encoding coniferyl aldehyde dehydrogenase: MNMPIEAVSNDTKNTAVADSQLDELLSLQKASYRSSPAPTYSQRIEQLTSLKQALLKYQQPLADALNRDYGSRSVDDTLISDIMPCINNINYSLKNLKKWMKPSARHAGLLLSPAKVKVHYQPVGVVGIIVPWNFPVMLSVGPLITALSAGNRAMLKLSEFTPETNKVLKEMLASIFDNSIVAIIEGEADVAAAFSSLPFDHLLFTGSTAVGKHVMRAAAANLTPVTLELGGKSPVVIAPDIPIETAVERMIYGKCLNSGQICVAPDYVLVPKEKQAEFIAAYKKKFNAMYGQVSDNKDYSAIINQRQFDRLSAVLEDAKNKGASIVSANDEAIDTQKRKIPTQLITDVSDDMTLMQDEIFGPLLPIIGYETLTDAIEYINDRPRPLALYIMSFDASVQQSILNNTHSGGVCINETVFHVAADDAPFGGIGPSGMGHYHGKEGFLTLSHAKTVLSRGKLNTGKFVHPPYGTGIQAMLYKLFLR, translated from the coding sequence ATGAACATGCCAATTGAAGCCGTATCTAATGACACCAAAAATACTGCGGTAGCAGATTCACAACTCGATGAATTGCTCTCTCTACAAAAAGCTAGCTATCGTTCATCACCAGCACCGACTTATTCTCAGCGCATCGAACAACTGACTTCACTGAAGCAAGCATTATTGAAATATCAGCAACCTCTCGCCGATGCATTGAACCGAGATTATGGTAGTCGCTCTGTGGATGACACCCTCATTTCAGACATCATGCCCTGTATCAATAACATCAACTACAGCCTTAAAAATCTGAAAAAATGGATGAAGCCAAGCGCCAGACATGCTGGCCTTTTGTTATCTCCTGCAAAAGTTAAGGTCCATTACCAGCCAGTAGGTGTCGTCGGTATTATCGTGCCGTGGAACTTCCCAGTGATGCTATCTGTTGGCCCTCTTATTACCGCACTAAGTGCTGGTAACCGTGCCATGCTAAAGCTGTCTGAGTTCACCCCTGAAACCAACAAGGTACTAAAAGAGATGCTTGCCAGTATCTTCGATAACAGTATCGTCGCTATTATCGAAGGCGAAGCCGATGTAGCTGCAGCCTTCTCATCCTTACCCTTCGATCACCTGTTGTTTACTGGCTCTACCGCTGTTGGAAAGCACGTGATGCGCGCCGCAGCCGCAAACTTGACCCCTGTAACGCTAGAGTTAGGTGGTAAGTCGCCAGTCGTTATCGCGCCAGATATACCGATAGAAACTGCCGTTGAGCGAATGATTTACGGAAAATGTTTAAACTCAGGCCAGATCTGTGTCGCTCCCGATTACGTGCTGGTCCCTAAAGAGAAGCAAGCCGAGTTTATTGCCGCCTATAAGAAAAAATTCAATGCCATGTATGGTCAGGTAAGTGATAATAAAGATTACAGTGCCATCATCAATCAGCGCCAATTTGATCGCTTAAGCGCTGTACTCGAGGATGCCAAAAACAAGGGTGCTAGCATTGTTTCCGCTAATGACGAAGCTATAGATACTCAAAAGCGTAAAATACCCACCCAGTTGATCACTGATGTCAGTGATGACATGACCTTAATGCAAGATGAGATCTTCGGCCCTTTACTGCCAATCATAGGCTACGAAACGCTGACCGATGCCATTGAATATATCAATGACAGACCGCGTCCTTTGGCCCTGTATATCATGAGCTTTGATGCCTCAGTTCAACAGTCGATACTTAACAACACCCATTCTGGCGGTGTCTGTATTAACGAAACCGTCTTTCATGTCGCGGCAGATGATGCCCCATTTGGCGGTATTGGTCCTTCAGGTATGGGGCATTATCATGGTAAAGAAGGCTTCTTAACCTTGAGCCATGCTAAAACAGTGCTTAGCCGTGGCAAACTCAATACGGGTAAGTTTGTCCACCCTCCTTATGGCACAGGTATTCAGGCGATGCTATATAAGCTATTTTTACGCTAA
- a CDS encoding TetR/AcrR family transcriptional regulator codes for MSKPDKKQAILDTALTLFVSQGFYATSTASIAKQAGVATGTLFHHFPSKGDLMNHLFLAIKQEFADAIWASIQDSGDLKSDAKHLWHSAIKWAMDNPLKQEFFQQYSMSPSIAIEIREQAMNSILGFMGALMQKGQALGLLADYPLNLMQDNCHGQYLAATRYFLDNPEKWQDEQHTQASFNLFWNAMVKG; via the coding sequence ATGAGCAAACCAGATAAGAAACAAGCCATATTAGATACTGCGTTGACGCTGTTCGTCAGCCAAGGTTTCTATGCCACCTCGACCGCCTCCATAGCTAAACAAGCGGGGGTAGCAACTGGCACCCTATTTCATCATTTCCCCTCGAAAGGAGACTTGATGAATCACCTCTTTCTGGCTATAAAGCAAGAGTTTGCAGATGCTATATGGGCTTCCATTCAAGACAGTGGCGATCTTAAAAGTGACGCTAAACACTTGTGGCACTCAGCGATTAAATGGGCGATGGATAACCCATTGAAGCAAGAGTTCTTTCAGCAATATTCGATGTCACCATCCATAGCGATCGAAATAAGAGAACAGGCCATGAACTCCATCTTGGGGTTTATGGGTGCATTAATGCAAAAAGGCCAAGCCCTAGGTTTATTAGCTGACTATCCACTCAACCTGATGCAAGACAACTGCCACGGCCAGTACCTTGCCGCTACCCGTTACTTTTTGGATAACCCTGAGAAATGGCAAGATGAACAACACACACAAGCCAGTTTTAACCTGTTTTGGAATGCAATGGTGAAGGGCTGA
- a CDS encoding zinc metalloprotease — MFRLLLITVCLLLIAIPQSMANGPNPDENGWDHANPNAAFWRCATRTPTEIEIGKVNKRLNAFKKPDKPGNGNGNGNGNGNGNGGGNGGGGGDTPPPVNSRVFNVHFHVIVNGSDGVLSEAEIDSQIDILNDSFSGMTGGVTTDISFQRVGYQIIDVSTDDYPESWFTAGPGTVAEANMKAALRVGLANDLNVYTNNPGGGYLGWATFPNYYENYPDDDGVVILFSTLPGGDAVPYNEGDTLTHEVGHWLGLYHTFQGGCGGSGDYVEDTPAERSPAYGCPVGRNSCKGKGGAGDDPITNFMDYSDDYCMWEFTPWQSVRMDEMSQAYRD; from the coding sequence ATGTTTCGGTTACTTTTAATAACGGTATGCTTGCTACTTATAGCTATTCCTCAATCCATGGCCAATGGGCCAAATCCAGATGAAAACGGCTGGGATCATGCCAACCCTAATGCGGCATTTTGGCGTTGTGCTACACGAACGCCAACTGAAATTGAAATCGGAAAAGTTAATAAAAGGCTCAATGCTTTTAAGAAGCCAGATAAACCTGGTAATGGTAATGGTAATGGTAATGGTAATGGTAATGGTAATGGTGGAGGTAATGGTGGAGGGGGCGGTGATACCCCTCCACCTGTAAACTCGAGGGTCTTTAATGTTCATTTCCATGTGATTGTTAATGGCAGTGATGGTGTGTTATCAGAAGCAGAAATTGATAGTCAAATAGATATATTGAACGACTCTTTTTCTGGTATGACTGGTGGTGTTACAACCGATATAAGCTTCCAGCGGGTGGGGTATCAAATTATAGATGTATCAACTGATGATTATCCTGAGTCTTGGTTCACCGCTGGGCCTGGTACAGTTGCTGAAGCGAACATGAAAGCTGCACTTCGAGTTGGTTTGGCGAATGATCTGAATGTATACACTAACAACCCCGGAGGTGGCTATTTAGGATGGGCTACATTTCCTAACTATTATGAAAACTATCCAGATGATGATGGAGTTGTGATCCTATTTTCCACTCTACCAGGTGGTGATGCTGTTCCATATAACGAGGGGGATACTTTAACTCATGAGGTAGGACACTGGCTTGGGCTTTACCATACTTTTCAAGGTGGGTGCGGAGGCTCTGGTGACTATGTTGAGGATACTCCCGCAGAGCGCTCACCTGCTTATGGATGTCCTGTAGGACGAAATAGCTGCAAAGGAAAAGGCGGTGCTGGAGATGATCCGATCACTAATTTTATGGATTACTCTGATGATTACTGTATGTGGGAGTTCACCCCTTGGCAATCGGTGCGAATGGACGAGATGAGCCAAGCCTACCGTGATTAA